The window ATTAATCCTAAATTTCCCTCCTGTATTAAATCAAGGAACAACATGCCTCTTCCAACATAACGTTTGGCTATACTGACAACCAATCGAAGGTTTGCTTCAGCCAACTTGCGTTTTGCTTCAATGTCTCCCTGCTCTATTCTTATTGCTAGCTCTATTTCTTCATCTGCCGACAGCAAAGGAACTCTCCCTATTTCCTTTAAATACATTCGTACAGGATCATCTATTCCTATTCCCTCTGGAATAGACAAATCTATATCTATTTCAAGATCTTCCTTGTCGTCTTCCGCTTCTAACTGACCACTTTCAGGTATAACCTCAATTCCCATACTAGCTAAATGCTCATATATTTCATCTATTTGATCTGGGCTTAATTCTATACCTTGTAAAGTATCCATTATTTCTTTGTAGGTTAATATTCCACGTTTTTTCCCTATTTCTATGAGCTGCTTTATATTTTCTGTTTTCTTATCATCTTCTTTCACCATTGTCCCCCCTTCCATTAGGGTCATCATGCTTGAGCTTATGACTTTATTTTTTCCATTCTCGTTGGAGCTCAATTAAATTTAACACCAATGAGTCTACAACTTCCCTTTGCTCACATTCCTCTGCTGCTGAAATCTCTTTTTTAAGGCTTTCTATTTGGGTTTTATACCAGTTGTTCTTTATTATATAAACACAATCATTTATTGAATAAGTGTCTTCACTAGTGTTGAGTATTTCTGGTAAGAAACTCTGCAATTCCTCAGGTAGTGTAAGTATAAAAGCTTTAAAATTAAACCCATCACTAACCTTATTAGTTTCAATATATTTTATCAAACTTCTTATTATTAATCTAAACTTGGAAATCTGAAATAAGTGTAAACCCACAACTTCCTGAAACCAATCTATCTTTTGGGGATTTTCCATTATATACCTTACAATAAATCTTTCCACCCTGTATTGTATACTGTTCCCCAATAGATACTTTTCTTTGCTATTATTCCTTAGTGTTGCCTTTTTATCCCTATTGGCACCAATATTTTGCAGACTTTTGGAGTATTTTCCAATCTCTGCAGCTATTACTTGTTCAGTAACACCTAGTTTGCTGGAAATTAACCTTATATAGTATTCTCTTTCTACAAGACTGTCAATCTCTGTGAGATCTCTAATGATAAAATCAAGTACCTTTTTCTTACCTTCTATAGTGTCTAGGTTGTTTTTTTGTGCGGCAATTCTTAACTTATATTCAAGTAAATGGACTGCATCGTTTTTTATACAATGAACAAATCTTTCAGGGCCATGTTTTCTTATATAATCATCTGGATCACTTTTATCAGGTAAAGTAAGGATTTTAACCTTGCAGCCATTTTCGTGCAGGACAGATAGTCCTCTTAAAGCTGCCTCTTGGCCAGCTTCATCAGCATCATAGGCAATTACTACATTATCAGTATACCTTTTTAGCATTCTTGCTTGTTCTGCTGTAAATGCAGTACCTAATGATGCTACTGTATTTTTTATTCCCTTTTGATGGGCTGCAATAACATCCATGTATCCTTCTACCAATATAACCAGGTCTTTTCTTCTTACTTCATCTCTCGCAATGTTCATGCCATAAAGAAGCTTGCTTTTTTGAAATATTTTTGTCTCAGGACTATTAAGATATTTTGGAGCCTTTATTGTATCATCTATTATGCGACCCCCAAAGCCTATAATCAAGCCATTGAGGTTATATATAGGGAAAATAATCCTACCTCTAAAACGGTCATAATATCCTGAATTATTCCCGGTACTTGGACTTATCAAACCTACCTTCTCTAATTCAGATGGTGGCACATTCCTTTTTTTCATAAAACTTATTAATGAATCCCAATCATCTAATGAGTAGCCTATGCCAAACTCCATAATGATGTCAGATGAAATGCCACGGTTTTTTAAATATTCAAGGGCTTTTTTGCCTTTTGAGCTCTCCATAAGCATATAATGATAATATTTTTGTGCTAGAGAGTTTATTTCTATTAAAAAATTTTTTTCCTTATCTACCTTCTTGATTAATTTGTTATCTGTTAGCAAAATTCCTGCTTGTGATGCTAAAAATTCTGCAGCTTCAACAAAAGTATAATTCTCTGCTTTCATAAGAAAGGTGAAGACATTGCCTCCAGCACCACAGCCAAAGCAATAAAAAAGGCCTTTGGAAGGGTTAACTGAAAAGGATGGTGTTTTTTCACTATGAAAGGGGCATAGACCAATATAATTTTGTCCTTGCTGCTTTAATGATACATATCTGGATACAATTTGCTCTATGGAAACCCTTTCTAAAATTTCCTGAACCTTTTCCTCAGGAATAAAATTTTTCACCTTAAATCACCTGATTAATGAGTTTATATATTATTTCGTCATAAAACCATTAAGTCCTCCTATAGGATTTGCTGAGCAATGGTTATACATATTCTATATATATAGCTGTTTTCCTTCTATTTAAAAGCAATAAAAGTAATATATGTAGCAAAATTAGATAAAAAATAAAAATTTGTAAAATATTATCCCTATATGCTGACTGTTAATCCATCATGCAAGCCAATACTTTCCTAGTGTATGAGTATATATCATATGCTATACTAATAGTTGAAGAGAGTAATATCCCTTCATATCTTATTATTTTCCCTTTTGTTTTTTATTAACCTCCCAGGGCTTTGGGAGGCTTTTTTTGTATTGTATATTGTATAGAAAAATGAACATAAAAAGAAGCAAGCATCTCTTCGTCGGTCAGACTATTTAGGCATTGACTAGATACCTAACAGGATGCTTGCTTCTTGGTAGTATTATTAACATAATTAATCTAGAATATACATCTATAATATTACTAAATAATAGAAAAACCTGATGGCACAAAAAGCTTTTGATAGATGGCTATAGCATATCTATCTGTCATACCAGCTATATAATCTATAACCAGAATATCCTCATTTGTTTCAGCATCATTATGTGCTTTATATTCATTGGATATTTCCTGTGGATGATTGCAATAGTAATGGTAAATCTCCTGCACCAATCTCATGGCTTTTTTTTCTTCAGTTTTGGCCAGAGAACCTATATAAACATTTCTAAACAAAAATTGTCGCAATTCATCCATTGCAGCAGATACTTCCTTGCTCATTGTTATATAAGGTTTATCCCAGCTTGCATCAATCATATCTCTAACCATTTTATTAATTCTTTCACTATGCTTAAAACCAAGAACCTTAAGGCATTCCTTTGGCAGGCTTTCTAGTGACATCACTCTTCCCCTAATGGCATCATCAATATCATGGTTAATATATGCTATTCTGTCAGCTATTTTTACAATCTGTCCCTCCAGTGAACTAGGGGTTACATCTCCAGTATGATTTACTATGCCGTCTCTTACTTCCCAGGTTAAATTCAATCCAGTACCTAACTCCAGTTTATCAACTACTCTTAAGCTTTGGATGTTATGCTTAAATCCCCCGGGGTGCACCTGGTTAAGGGCCGTTTCACCTGCATGGCCAAAGGGAGTGTGGCCTAAATCATGGCTTAAAGAGATAGCTTCTGCTAAATCTTCATTAAGCCTTAAGGCCCTTGCTGCAGTCCTTGCTATCTGACTTACCTCTAAAGTATGGGTTAGCCTTGTGCGAAAATGATCTCCTTCCGGTGATATGAAAACCTGTGTTTTGTGCTTAAGCCTTCTAAATGCCTTTGAGTGAATAACTCTATCCCTGTCTCTTTGAAATGCTGTACGCACATCACATGGTTTTTCCTGAACTATTCTCCCCAGTGTAGATTTTGATTTAACAGCATAAGGGGAAAGCCAATCCTCTTCTCTTTTTTCAAAAAGCTCTCTAAGAGATGACATCTGTCTCCTCATCCTCTTCTTTAACTTTTTTTCTTATTAGCCAGGCAATCAAAATACTAATTTCATAAAGCAGTATTACAGGACCTGCCATAAGCAGCTGGGAAACTACATCTGCAGGGGTTAAAACTGCGGAAATTATAAATATAATAAATATAGCGTACTTTCTTTTGGCTTTAAAAAACTTATAGTCTGCAGCACCAATTTTAACTAGAAACACCACTGCCAGGGGCAGCTGAAATACTAACCCAAATGGCAGCAGAAATCCTAAAACAAAAGCAACATATCTAGCAAATGACAGCATGGGTAACAGGTCAGCACCCTGCCCAATAAAGAAAAGTAGTGCAAGGGGCAGTACTACATAATACCCAAAAACAACCCCTGCTGCAAATAATATGGCAGACATGGGGGCTATCATATAAACATATTTTCTTTCATGGGCATATAATGCTGGCAGAATAAAGCTCCATATCTGCCATGCAGTAAAAGGTATAGTAATTATAAATCCAGACAGGAGACTTATTTTTAATCTTGTAATAAAAACCTCTGTTACGGCAAGCTGTGCTAATTGAATATCTTTCCCAGCTATGGGAGCATTGATTATTATAAATAAAACATCTTCGAACAGGGCAAAGCTTACCACAGTGCCAACTAATACTGCTATCACAATTCTGATAATTACTTTTCGTAATTCTTCTAAATGGTCTATTAAGGTCATTGATGTGTCTGACATGAATTTGCCCCCTTGGCAGTGTAACCTTTTGAATAGTTATTCTTTATGATAGTATAAAACAAAACTTGGCTTGCGCCAAGTCTTTTAGAACGCAGAGGGAAGCCTTAGTCTGGTGAATAACGAACTTAGACGTTATATATCAGCTATGAAGTAAGACGCTGCGTTTTAGCCGACCGCTATCTTCAGGCAAAATTATGTTTTCTACGGCAACGAGTATGGGGCCATATTCCATTTTGCCAGATTTTTTCCCCTCCAAACTTATAAAATAGGCTAGCACAATAAAATTATACTAGCCAAAACATCCAGATTGTATTAAAATTTCCAACCTTCCAAACGAACAAGTTGCAAAAAATCTATACACTCAATTTGCAGATATTGGCATATATTAGGAATCTTAGGCCTTTTAGCACCAAGTCCAACTGCCTTTTCTCCAGTAACCACAACAGCACTATTCACCTTTGCTAAAGCTATCACATAAGGGTCAGCCCATATGCCATCACTACTCTCATCGGGTATAAATGAAGGGTACGTTTCAACAATTTCTGAAACTACTTGCTGCATTTCCTCACTAGGCTCTAGGAACATAAAATCTAATTCTAAAGCCCATTGATAAAGCTCATCTCCTCCTCTTTCTAGCTCAAGTAATACTTCATCAGGTGCAAAGAGTCGCTCATTCTGAGCTAAGTCAATCAAATGAGTCCACAAAGAATTAAAAATATCAGGAGGATAATCTCTTCTCCACGCATGTAGTAGGGCACTTGTATCTATACAAAAAATCAGAATTCTTCGCCCCTTTCTACACTTGTCAATAAAGCTTGCTCAATAGCTGGAATATGCTCTAGTTTGATTCCTCCAAGAAAATTAGAAAGATCACGAGAGCTAATTGCTTCATTGTAATAAGCAGAAAGAACAAGGTTAGTATAAGCCGCTCCATTATTACGGAGTACTTTTCTAAAATAAGGAACATAACCACTTTTCCCAGTCTGTTGCTGTTTATATGCTTCTATAAATTCACAGCGTTTTCTCCGATACTCTGCTTCGGATGTTTTACCTAATATAAGTAGTCTTCTTAAGATCACCTCTTTACTAACCATATAACGATTAGATAGGTGACTAATTTGATAATCATCCCAATTATTGTTATAGTTTTGTCTCACAATGGTTTCACTTAATAGTGCTTCTTTAGGAACTAAGACCTCTCCTGCTACTCGATTACAATAGGTCTCTACTGTATGATCAACATCAAGATCGTTATCATGCAAATCGCAAATTCCACTTTTGTCTAATGCAATATGAACAAACTCATGAATAAGTGTAAAAATTCTACCCCGTGGAGAATCTTTGCCATTAACAGCAACTACTGGGAAAGGCTTCCGGCTAATAGAAAATCCTCTCATCTGGTTAACATCAACATTTCCAGTTTGGAATACTAATACTCCAGTCCTTTCTATGGCAGTTGTCCATGCCCTAAGGGCTTCATAATGATCAGACCAAGAGTGCTGTTCCTCAATTGTTATCTGAAGTAATTCTCTAATTCTACCTGCTAAACTATCAGGAGGTTCAGACATTTCAGTCTCAAAATGAAATTGTGGAGGCTGTTCACCCAACTGCTCACTAATTTCTAATGCAATGGCTCTTCTTGCAAAAGCACGCCGAATCTCAAAACGTAAATCCGGTCTAATTTCAACATTAGCATCGGAAAGCAAACGAAAGTCCGGCAAAGTTTGAGGCTGTTCAGGGGTTGTATGACGGTAAAATAAAGCAGAAGGTCTTCGGTAAACTCGACCTGCTTCTCTAAGTTGTCTTAAAGTTGGCTTTGCATCTCCAGATTCCCAAGCCTGAAGTCTCTCAATAGACGTTCCTATTTTATGAGCAGCTTCTTCCAAACTGTAACCAGCAGTTTGTCTGGCCCAGACTAGAATACCAGGATTCACATTTGCTCTAATACGTTTAGCCATCGCAATCACCTCCTTCATAAATACTTTAAATATATTTTATCATATTCTATTGAATAATAGACTGATAAATTGGAAACGGCTATTTATATACTTCTTCCTTGAATTCAGGGATAAAGTACTTATAGTATATAGCTTTCAAAGTTATTAAGTTTCATCAATATATTGTTCCTTCTTTCACAAGATAATCAATAACCCTCTGAATTTCAGTCTGTACCTTCTTATACTCAATTTCCTTCCAGGCTTTCAGAATTGGTATAAACCGTGCATTACCGGTCAGCTTGATTTTCTCAATTAATAGCAATATCATTCCCCGGTTTCTATCCTTCAACTCCTGAACAAAACTGTAGTCTTTTCCTTCCAACAGCTTCTCAAGCTTTTGAAGCAGTTCCTCCGCATAAGTTTCCCGCTCTATCTCCCAGCCAATTTCTGAGAAAATAAGCATGGGAAGCCTATCTCTATATTCTATTTCAAGGTATCCCTTCTTTATCATCCAATCTATCCGGCAGGTTATTTCCTGCAGGGTAAACTCCCGGTAGTATCCGTAGACAGGGCATTGATCCAGGCCATGTTTAAGAACCTTTTTGTCCTTTGAACCTTTAAGGATCTTGGAAAGCATGCTCCTTCCCCCGGTTGCAATAATTTCGTCAGCGGCACGAAGAATTGCTTTTATTTCTTCATCTGCTAGATAGCGTATGCCACCGCTGTCAAGTTCATATCTGACTCTTTGTTTTTTTCTGCTCATGGTTACACCACTTCTCTTAAGACTTATCTATTGTATTCATTAAACTGCAAAAATGCTTTAATCTTTAAAAGTTGTTCTGCCATTTTCAAAACACCAATTGGTGACAAATTCTCCATAAAATATACATTTCCTGCTACATTATGGAAATAAGTTGAAGGAGTATTCATCCGTTGTCATCAAATCGGCATTTACGGAAACCGGTGCTTTCGGTAGCGTTACAGCAAAAGGTAATCCGCCTGTCATTGAAATCTGCTTCAGATAAATATCTATTTCCTAAAAAACAAGGTACTGCTCCTTAAAAATATTAAGTGGCAGTACCCTCTTTCTACATCAAGAGATTCAATAAGATCAAGGCCTGACCCTAACAACCTACAACTAAATCAAATTTCTGTATTCCCGTCTTCCATCTACAACAGCATAAATCGTTACAGTCTTTTTTTCATCATCTAATTTATAAAAGACAAGATGTTTTTCCACAATGAGTACTAGATATCCCTGTTTTCTCAAAATTGAATATCTTGGTGTATTTCCCGACCTTGGAAAATCCTTTAATCTATTTATTGCTGTTTCTATTTTATCCAGATAATTTATCGCAATATCTACACTTCCCGAATCATCAGCAATATAAAAGATGATTTCACGAAGCTGCTCCTCTGCTTTATCCGTCCTCATAATTTTGTATTTCATCCATTCTTCCTCTCCATTAAAGATTTCCGAATGTCATCAAACGTATTCTGCATAGGTGCAACTCTTCCATTTTTTACATCATCTTCAGCTTCTGCCAGTGTACGTAACAACTCAAGTTCAGATTCCATCTGATAATACTTTTGCAATCCCATTACCACTGTATCTCCACGTCCATTTACAGTAATAATAATTGGTCTCTGTGTCTCCCTGCATTGCTTTGAAATTTCGCTATAATGATTTCTTAAATCAGAGGATGGTCTAATCTCAGATTCCATATATACACCTTCTTTCTAACACTTTTCATAGTCATATCATATCATAATATGACTAAGCACTCAATAGTTCATTTGACTGCATTTGCCCGTTGTCATCAAATCGGCATTTACAGAAACCGGTGCTCTCGGTAGCGTTACAGCAAATTGCTTAAATACTGCCTGGGCTGCCGCTATCATAATGGACCAATCACAATTTTTTACTATTATGGAACATTTCATGTATCAGCAAACTTCATCTTCTTCAAGACTTGTATGAACTTCAAAAAGTATCCTCATAAAATCCTGACGTTCATTTAGAACTCTGATGATCTTCACTATGTCACCTTCAATTCTATAAAATACATAATTCTTTTCAATGAAGAAATACATATAATCTGTAGAAATATCAATCATTCTTCCCAAAGACACCCCTAATACGGGATATTCCTCTAATCTCCTAACGCTGGTTGTAATCTTACCTAGAGCCTTTTGGGCAGGATCAACCCCAAAATTCCCAATAATATATGCCTTGATTCTCTGTAAATCCTCTAGAGCCTTCGGTGAGTATTCCACTTTTCTCATACTATAATCCTAATGAAGCTTCTACTTCATCAGCAGAAAGCCACCCTTTCTCCCTAGCTGATTTTTCCCCTTCCTCAAGCTGTGCCATAAGCCTTACCATTGCACGGAGCTTATCAAGTTCTTCAACTTTAATAATTGCATATTCACCTCTTCCATTTCTGGTAAGGTATACCGGATTGTTGTAGGATACCTCTTTTAATACTTCTGTATAATTTCTCAAATCTGATATTGGTTTAATATTTGGCATTTTCATCACTCCTTATAAATATTATAAGCTAAATCGCCAAAAACAACAAAGTAAATTAACATGTTAATTTACAGCGTTTATGTACAAGACTTGAATCAATAACGGTTTCCACCAATCTTGAAAAAATGATTTAGTATATTGAATAAAAGAGGTACTGCTCTCAAAATCAAAATGAAATCAAGTAGCAGTACCTTTTATTTTTACTTCAACGCCTTCGTAATTACAACACACCCTGTTATCTTATACCACTGCTATAGAGCAATCGTTTTTCGTTATACGTCTAAGTCCATGTGCATACGTCTCCAATTAAATAGGAGGACTTTGTCAATTAGTTTGAATGACGTAGTGCTGCCTGGGCTGCTGCCAGCCTTGCTACCGGCACCCTGTAAGGGGAGCAGCTGACAAAGTCAAGACCAATCTGGTAACAATATTCTATAGAGCTTGGGTCTCCCCCATGCTCACCGCATATACCAATTAATAAGTCTTCCCTGCTGGCCCTCCCCTTGGTAACTGCCATTTCCATCAAGCGTCCAACACCAGCCCTGTCTAAAACTACAAAGGGATTTTCGTTAATTATTTTCTTTTCCAGGTAACTGTGCAGGAATTTACCCTCAGCATCATCACGGCTAAAACCAAAGCATGTCTGGGTCAGGTCATTTGTTCCAAAGGAAAAGAAGTCAGCAATTTGAGCTATTTCTCCAGCAGTGGCGCATGCCCTGGGGACTTCTATCATGGTACCTACAGTATACTCAACTGATACCCCTTCCTCAGCAAATACACTAACTGCCACCTGATCCACAACTTCCTTCAAGGTAGAAAGTTCATTAACATCCATGACAAGGGGTATTTCTATTTCAGGTACTGTCTTTACTCCCTCTTTTGCAAGCTGTACTGCTGCCCTAAATACAGCCTCTACCTGAGTTGCATATATTTCTGGGAAGGTAATTCCTAACCTGCAGCCTCTATGGCCCAACATGGGGTTAGACTCTGATAATGCCTTGACCTTGGCAAATAAAGCTTCCTTTTCCCTGAGTTCTTCTTCTGAACCACCAAGGCATCTCAATTTGACAATTTCTTCAATCAATTCTTCCCTGTTTGGTAAAAACTCATGTAATGGTGGATCCAATAAACGGATGGTTACTGGATATCCCTGCATAGCCTTTAATATTCCATAGAAATCCTCCTGCTGAATAGGCAGCAGCTTTTCCAAAGCAGCTTTCCTTTCATCATCATTGGAGGATAAGATCATCTTTTGAACAATTGGAAGCCTTTCTGGCCCCATAAACATATGCTCAGTCCTGCAAAGTCCAATTCCCTTGGCACCAAATTCCCTGGCCTTTGCTGCATCCTCAGGGTTATCTGCATTGGCTCTAACGCCCAGTGTTCGAATTTCATCTGCCCATTCAAGAATAGTTTGAAATTCCTTGCTGAGGGTTGGAACAAGCAGGGGTACTTCCCCCTCTATTACGTTACCTGTAGAGCCATCAATTGTAATAATGTCACCCCTGGAAAATATCTTATTGCCTATTCTTAGCTTCTCCCTTTCCATATCAATATCCAGTTCATCACAACCGCAAACACACGGCTTACCCATACCACGGGCAACAACAGCGGCATGACTGGTCATCCCACCCCTGGAGGTTAGAATGCCCTGGGCTCCTACTATTCCATTAAGGTCGTCAGGAGTAGTTTCATTTCTAACCAGGATTACATTTATTCCCTCCTTGCCCATACTTTCAGCCTCATCGGCATCAAACACTATTTCACCCACAGCGGCTCCTGGTGATGCAGGAAGTCCCCTGGCTATGACTTCATAGTTAGTAGTAATATCTATTGTTGGGTGCAGCAGCTGATCCAGCTGGGTAATATCAATTCTGCCAACAGCCTCCTCCTTGGTAATAAGACCTTCTCTTACCAGGTCAACTGCTATCCTAATTGCAGCTGCTGCAGTCTTTTTGCCGTTACGGGTTTGAAGGATATACAGCTTGCTGTTTTCTATAGTAAACTCTATATCCTGCATGTCTTTATAATGCTTTTCCAGGAGTTTGGATGTATCTATGAACTGCTTGTATGCATCTGGCATTTCTTCTTTAAGCTTTTCAATGGGCTGAGGTGTTCTTATACCTGCAACAACATCTTCCCCCTGGGCATTTACTAGATACTCTCCATATAGTTCCTTTACACCTGTAGATGGATTTCTAGTAAAGGCAACACCAGTACCACTTTTAACACCCATGTTTCCAAAGACCATTGATTGAATATTTACAGCAGTTCCCAGGGAGTCAGGTATTTTGTGCAGCTTCCTATATAATATTGCCCTGCTGTTTTGCCATGACTTAAATACTGCTTCCACAGCATTAATTAATTGTTCCTTTGGATCCTGTGGAAATTCACTGCCATGCTTGATACGCAGCATTGACTTAAACTCTTGGATTATCATTTTAAGGTCATCAGGGGTTAGTTCATGGTCATGCTCAATTTCTAGTTTTTTCTTGTACGTCCTCAAAATGCTTTCAAAGGCAACATGCTCTATACCCATTACCACATCAGAATACATGGTAATAAATCTTCTATAGCAGTCAAAGGCGAATCTCTCATCATTAGTGATTCTTGCAAGTCCTTTAACTGTCTCATCGTTTAGACCAAGATTAAGTATGGTATCCATCATACCGGGCATTGATACAGCTGCACCAGAACGAACGGAAACTAAGAGTGGATTCTTGCTATCACCAAAGCCTTTACCGGTTACACTCTCTAGATAAGCAATATGCTCTAGTATCTGGTCTTTTAGGCCCTCTGGAAGTTTTTGACCATCCCTATAATAGTCCTTACATGCCTGGGTGCTGATAATGACCCCTGGAGGAACAGGCAGGCCTATTTTTGTCATTTCCGCAAGGTTTGCTCCTTTACCCCCTAGCAGGGATTTCATTTCCTTGTCACCTTCATGAAATTTGTACAGGTATTTTTTACTCATTAAATTTACCCCCATAAAATATTTCCATAATTGTACCAGCGGTTTCTTCCACTGCTTTATTAGTGACATTTATAACAGGGCAGCCAATTTTTTTCATAACAGTATCTGAGTATTCAAGCTCCTTAATAATTCTTTCTACGGCTGCATAATTGGCATTTGAAGTCAGGCCAAGACTTTTGAGCCTTTCCTTTCTAATCTCATACAGATGATTAGGATCAATTATTAAACCCACGACCTTATTTTTCACCTGATAGAGCTCTTCAGGTGGAGATACCTCAGGCACTAAGGGTACATTGGCACATTTAATTCGTTTATGGGCTAGATACATACTCAAGGGTGTTTTAGAGGTCCTTGAAATACCAACCAGGACAATATCCGCCTTGACTAGTCCCTTGGGGTCTTTTCCATCATCATACCTTACTGCAAACTCTATTGCCTCTACCCGTTTGAAATACTGTTCATCCAGTTTTCTTAATAATCCAGGTTCTAATTTCGGAGGTCTGTCAAGAAGTCTTTCCATGGCTCTTAGCATGGGACTCAATATATCTACTGCTTCTAGCCCCATCTCAACAACTAGCTCTTCAAGATATTCCTTTAACTCAGGAATTACTAAAGTATAGGCTATCAGACAATTATATCCTTCAGATTGAGAAATTATTTCCTTTACCTGCTTTTTATTGTTTACATATGGAAAGCGTCGGATTTCTATATCACTTAAGTTAAACTGACTTGCTACAGCCTTTGCTACTATTTCTGCAGTTTCACCAAGAGAATCTGATACAACAAATACCTTTGGTCTATTCTTATCTAAAATGCTCATTCCCTCCTTATTTTCCTTCAATCATTTCTACAAATACCCTGGTAATGTTTGATTTAGTAATTCTACCCATCACTTCTAAAATCCTTTCTTTTCCCTGCTCTTCAATTATTTTTACAACTGGAATACAATCAATTTCATGCTCTAACATTTTTCTTGCGGCAGTTAGAACCGTATCTGAACCTTCAACTGTTATAATATTAGGCACTCTAGTCATAACAACACTTACAGGTATCTTATCCAAATCAGGCTTTCCTAGAATAGTTTTTAACAAATCCTTTTGAGAAACTACTCCCTCCAACTTCCCCCCTTCACTTACAACTATTAAGGTGCCTACATCATTATTAATGAACATGGAGACTATAGCATCATAAATTGAATCATTTTCTTTGACTACCACAGGGACTGATTTTACATCTTTCACAAGGAGGTTTTCAAACTGGGCTATCCTCAATGTTTTGCCACCCTTTTCATTGTAGAAATATCCTACTCTAGGCTTGGCATCTAATATTCCTGACATTGTTAAAATTGCTAGATCAGGCCT of the Desulfitibacter alkalitolerans DSM 16504 genome contains:
- a CDS encoding type II toxin-antitoxin system Phd/YefM family antitoxin, with product MESEIRPSSDLRNHYSEISKQCRETQRPIIITVNGRGDTVVMGLQKYYQMESELELLRTLAEAEDDVKNGRVAPMQNTFDDIRKSLMERKNG
- a CDS encoding RQC domain-containing protein, translated to MSRKKQRVRYELDSGGIRYLADEEIKAILRAADEIIATGGRSMLSKILKGSKDKKVLKHGLDQCPVYGYYREFTLQEITCRIDWMIKKGYLEIEYRDRLPMLIFSEIGWEIERETYAEELLQKLEKLLEGKDYSFVQELKDRNRGMILLLIEKIKLTGNARFIPILKAWKEIEYKKVQTEIQRVIDYLVKEGTIY
- the tatC gene encoding twin-arginine translocase subunit TatC, translated to MSDTSMTLIDHLEELRKVIIRIVIAVLVGTVVSFALFEDVLFIIINAPIAGKDIQLAQLAVTEVFITRLKISLLSGFIITIPFTAWQIWSFILPALYAHERKYVYMIAPMSAILFAAGVVFGYYVVLPLALLFFIGQGADLLPMLSFARYVAFVLGFLLPFGLVFQLPLAVVFLVKIGAADYKFFKAKRKYAIFIIFIISAVLTPADVVSQLLMAGPVILLYEISILIAWLIRKKVKEEDEETDVIS
- a CDS encoding deoxyguanosinetriphosphate triphosphohydrolase yields the protein MSSLRELFEKREEDWLSPYAVKSKSTLGRIVQEKPCDVRTAFQRDRDRVIHSKAFRRLKHKTQVFISPEGDHFRTRLTHTLEVSQIARTAARALRLNEDLAEAISLSHDLGHTPFGHAGETALNQVHPGGFKHNIQSLRVVDKLELGTGLNLTWEVRDGIVNHTGDVTPSSLEGQIVKIADRIAYINHDIDDAIRGRVMSLESLPKECLKVLGFKHSERINKMVRDMIDASWDKPYITMSKEVSAAMDELRQFLFRNVYIGSLAKTEEKKAMRLVQEIYHYYCNHPQEISNEYKAHNDAETNEDILVIDYIAGMTDRYAIAIYQKLFVPSGFSII
- a CDS encoding type II toxin-antitoxin system RelE/ParE family toxin, producing the protein MKYKIMRTDKAEEQLREIIFYIADDSGSVDIAINYLDKIETAINRLKDFPRSGNTPRYSILRKQGYLVLIVEKHLVFYKLDDEKKTVTIYAVVDGRREYRNLI
- a CDS encoding DUF4411 family protein; the encoded protein is MDKCRKGRRILIFCIDTSALLHAWRRDYPPDIFNSLWTHLIDLAQNERLFAPDEVLLELERGGDELYQWALELDFMFLEPSEEMQQVVSEIVETYPSFIPDESSDGIWADPYVIALAKVNSAVVVTGEKAVGLGAKRPKIPNICQYLQIECIDFLQLVRLEGWKF
- the dnaG gene encoding DNA primase; the encoded protein is MKNFIPEEKVQEILERVSIEQIVSRYVSLKQQGQNYIGLCPFHSEKTPSFSVNPSKGLFYCFGCGAGGNVFTFLMKAENYTFVEAAEFLASQAGILLTDNKLIKKVDKEKNFLIEINSLAQKYYHYMLMESSKGKKALEYLKNRGISSDIIMEFGIGYSLDDWDSLISFMKKRNVPPSELEKVGLISPSTGNNSGYYDRFRGRIIFPIYNLNGLIIGFGGRIIDDTIKAPKYLNSPETKIFQKSKLLYGMNIARDEVRRKDLVILVEGYMDVIAAHQKGIKNTVASLGTAFTAEQARMLKRYTDNVVIAYDADEAGQEAALRGLSVLHENGCKVKILTLPDKSDPDDYIRKHGPERFVHCIKNDAVHLLEYKLRIAAQKNNLDTIEGKKKVLDFIIRDLTEIDSLVEREYYIRLISSKLGVTEQVIAAEIGKYSKSLQNIGANRDKKATLRNNSKEKYLLGNSIQYRVERFIVRYIMENPQKIDWFQEVVGLHLFQISKFRLIIRSLIKYIETNKVSDGFNFKAFILTLPEELQSFLPEILNTSEDTYSINDCVYIIKNNWYKTQIESLKKEISAAEECEQREVVDSLVLNLIELQREWKK
- a CDS encoding XRE family transcriptional regulator; amino-acid sequence: MAKRIRANVNPGILVWARQTAGYSLEEAAHKIGTSIERLQAWESGDAKPTLRQLREAGRVYRRPSALFYRHTTPEQPQTLPDFRLLSDANVEIRPDLRFEIRRAFARRAIALEISEQLGEQPPQFHFETEMSEPPDSLAGRIRELLQITIEEQHSWSDHYEALRAWTTAIERTGVLVFQTGNVDVNQMRGFSISRKPFPVVAVNGKDSPRGRIFTLIHEFVHIALDKSGICDLHDNDLDVDHTVETYCNRVAGEVLVPKEALLSETIVRQNYNNNWDDYQISHLSNRYMVSKEVILRRLLILGKTSEAEYRRKRCEFIEAYKQQQTGKSGYVPYFRKVLRNNGAAYTNLVLSAYYNEAISSRDLSNFLGGIKLEHIPAIEQALLTSVERGEEF